Genomic segment of Bacteroides stercoris ATCC 43183:
AGCATCCACGTTGCTGCTTCTTTCTCTTCGGGGTTCAGTCCCTCTATAGTGGAAGCGAGACCGGCATAAATAGCTGCCGGTTTGCCTGTGGGTGTGAGTACTTTTACGGTATAGACAGCTGATGCCATATTGTTGGACACGATGAAGTCTACCGGGCGGCTGAAATCCATGGCGGTTCCGCCGGCAGGAGCTACGATGGCTCCTTCGGTGGCGGTATAGGTGGGAACGAGCTTCGTTATATCGGTGGAAGCCGGTACTTGAACCAGAATATTCTGGTTTTGCTGGTCGATGATACCGCTATACATATCGTTCAATTGGAATGTCAGAATCCTCGCTTCATCGTATCTCGTTTTGATGACGTATTGTTGGAATACGTTGCCATTGGATACTTTTATAGTCTGTGTCATGTTCAGATTCAATACATCTCCTCGCTTGAGGGTAGCCTCGGCACCTACCGGTAGTTGTATGTCGGTTACTGTCATTGCTGCCATATCGTAGTCTTCCGGCAGGGTGATGGTGATAGTCTCTTTTTGTTGGTCAATGGTGCCGGAGTAGTTGTCCAGCGCAAAGGATTTGATGGCGGTGTCTTCGTTCAGTCTTAGCGCGCTACTGTTATCATCGCTGCATCCGACAGTCAATAATAGGGTGACTGTGAGGAAAGACAGGTTAAATATATTCAGGATTGATTTCATTCTTTTATGTTTTTGAAGGTAAAACGATGTTTCTATTCCCGTAGAGGAATTACCAGTTACCGCAGTTCTGTACATATTTTCCATTGCTGGCACTGATTTGTGCAAACGGTACGGGCAGATATTCGTTTTTGTTTTTGGTAAACGAAGCGTTGGAGTAGATACTACAGTCGGCTGCTTCTTCTGCATAGTACTTGTTTAGAACTTCGGCTGCTTCACCCCAGCGCACAAGGTCGAAGAAACGGTCGCACTCCATGGCAAGTTCCACACGGCGCTCGAATTTCATCATTTTCAAGGCATCGGCTTGGCTGTATGTACCGTTGTAAGGCTCTACTTTAATCTTTACGCCATAGTCTTCGGCATAATTCTTTATCACACTGGTGCTTGCAGTAACGCTTTGACCGGCACGGTTACGTACTTCGTTGATTAGGCTTACGGCTTCTTCAATCCGACCATCGTTCAATTGAATTAGAGCCTCGGCGCGCATCAGCAATACATCGGCATAGCGCAGTACGATATGATTCATAGGCGTGCCCCAATAACTTCCTTTCACCAGATAACCGCCATCGGGGTCTACATTTTGTTTCAGGGTAACGTTATAGCCATACAGACCGCCGCTACGGCTCCAAGTGTTGTCTTTCTTCATCATATACTTGGTGTTGAATTCGTAAGGCAGTTCCGGTATACCTACCGTAAGGAACAAACGCGGGTCGGCGTTATCTTCGGTCTTGTCGTAGTTCTTGGTGTTGAAGCTGTCGAACAGCGGATGTCCGTCAGCATCGGTACGGAAAGCGTTTACTAAGTTCTGACTGGGTTTGTAGAAGTCAGTACCGCCATCTGTCACCCCCGGAATATTAGGTACTATCAGACCGTTTGACCAATTACAGTTACCATTCTTTGTTCCGTCGTTCATGGAGTATTGCATGGCCCATAGGGATTCCACACCATTCTCATATTCCGGTTCAGGGCGGAAATTGTTGTGAAAATCCGGTTCCAGACCATATCCGCCTGCGTTCATGATGCTCTTGTCCGTATATTTCACCACTTGAAGAAGGTCTTCCGCATTAATGGAAGTTACTTCGTTGGTGGCATCATTATCTTGGCGGTATGCTTTGTACAGATACGTTTTTGCCAGATACGCTGCGGCAGCAGCCCGGGTGGGACGCCCTTTATCTTCTTGGGTAACAGGCAAGTGTCCGTAGGCAAACTCGAAATCCTCGGCTATTTCCGCCCAGCTCTCATCGTTGGTATAGATATCGTTAGACAGATTATTATAACCTTCCTGGTCCAGCGTCTCATCATTGGCAATGACTATCTTCTTGAAAAGCTGCTTTAGCAGGAAATGTCCGTGTCCGCGCAGAAAACGCATTTCCGCAATACGTTGCTGCTTTTCCGGGTAGGTGGCTTCATCCATCCGGTTCAGAGATTTTAAAGCCATGTTTACGCGTGAAATGCTGTTGTATAACCGTTGCCAGATGTCGCTGATATTCCATGCGGTAGTCATGATGCCTTGAGAGATTTCTAACGCATGGAACACATCGCCGTCTTCCGTACCGTTACCGCCCTTGTAAGCGTCGTCCGAGCGAACATCGTAGTTCCATAAAGAGAAAGAGGAGTTGATATCCTCGGCGCTGATCCATACGGCGTATGCCGAAATTACCAGGTTGTCTATATAAACAGGGTCTTGCAGTTGTTCTTCATCCACACTTCCCTGCGGTGTCTGGCTTTCCAGGAAGTCTGAGCATCCGGTGCATATCCATGCGAGTCCAAAGATAAGAGTATATACTAAATTTTTCATGGTTTTTCTATTTGTTGTTCGTTGTATTAAAAGCTGACGTTCACGCCAAAAGTGATGTTCAAAGGAATAGGATAGCCGTAGTTCACGTTTTCCGGGTCTACTCCGGTGAAATCTTTGCTCTTGATGGTGAGCAGATTTTGTGCACTGAGGTAGAAGCGCAGGCGCTCCATGCGGATTTTCTCTGTCCATGCTTTCGGTACGTTGTAGCCTACTTGCAGATTGCGTAGTTTCAGGAAGGAGCCGTTCTCCACATAATAGGTAGATACGCGTTTTTCGTTGTTACTGTCGTTACGTGCAAGTGCCGGAATGTCGGAACCTGGATTGGCGGGCGACCAGGCATCGAGTACGCGTTTGCCTTTGTTCAGGAAGCCGATGTTGAGTCCGCTCCACAAGTCGGTTTCTTTCTTTAAATCACTGATGATGTCTACTCCTTGTACGCCTTGCCAAAACATGGTAAGATCGAAGTTCTTATATTCCAAATAGATATTGATACCGTAGCTGAAGGCAGGTGTAGGGTCGAATATCCATTGCTGGTCTTTTTCGTTGATGATACCGTTGCTGTCCAGGTCACGCCAGCGGATGCGTCCCAAACCTGCACCTTCCTGAGTGGCGTGGTTGTCGATTTCTTCCTGTGACTTGAAAAGACCGTCGGCTACGTAGCCTACCTGTGCTCCGTTGGGGTGTCCTATCACACTTTCCACGCCGTTTCCCCCGAAAGTGCCGTTGGCTGCTACCGTAGCAGGCAAGGCAGTGATTTTGTTGCGGTAAGAGGAGAGGTTGGCATTGATGTCGTATTTCAGTCCGAATTTTGTACTGTTGCGGTAGCCTAAATTCAGTTCAAAACCCTTGTTTTCCATTTCACCGGCATTAATCCATTGCTTACTTCCTTCACCCATGGTGGCAATGCCTGCCATTTGTACCAAAATGTCGGTTGTCTTTTTATAGTACCAATCGAACGAACCGTAAAGTGTTTGGGCGAAAAGGGAAAAGTCGAAACCGAGGTCGGTTTGTGTGGTGGTTTCCCACTTGATACCGTTATTGCCGAGCTGGTCACGTTTGAAACCGGATTGGAGAATGCTTCCGCCATTGCTTCCCGTGATGTCGTAGGAAGTTCCGTAACTTCCGCCGCCGCTTTCCGTTCCGGCATAGTTGGGTACATAAATTGTATAACGGGCGTTGTTGCTGATTTCCTGATTACCGGTCTGTCCCCAGGATGTGCGTATTTTCAAATCGTCCAGCCATTTGATGTCTTTCATGAATTCTTCCTGACTAAGACGCCAGCCGGCAGAAACCGATGGGAAGGTAGCATAGCGGTTATCCTTGCCAAAGCGTGAAGAGCCGTCACGACGTACGGTAAGCGACAGCAGATATTTGTCGTTATATGTATAGTTCAACTTTCCGAAGAAAGAAACGAGTGAGTAGCCTTCGCCTGCACCATAGGACTGTGCCGTGCCTACACCTGCATCCGGCCACATATAGTCGGGTGTGAGGATGGAAAAGTTTTCTTTGTAACCAGAGAAATGTATATCGTCTTCACGATTCAGTTCCATACCCAGCATTACGTCTCCGCGGTGTTTGCCAACTTCCATATTATAAGTGGCGATGGCATTCCACATCCATTTGGTCCAATGCTCTTGCTTTGCTTCTATGGCATTCTTGTCGTTAGCTACATTGCCTTCCGTGATGGGATAGGTAAAGATACGTTGTTGTTTTTGTGAGTAGTCTATGCCAAAAGTAGAGCGGAGATTGAAGTTCTTGAACGGATTCAGGTTGATATATGCATCGCCGAACATACGCCAATATGTGTAGCGATTGTCGGCATTGCGTTGCAGGCGCGCTACCGGATTTTCACGGTCGGGATAGCCGCTGACGGGACCGGCAAATTTACCTTCGGTTGTATATACCGGCAGTGAAGGATTGGCTTGTAGCACGTTTTGCAGGAATCCGCCGGGAGCTTGCACTTCGCTGGTACGGTTTACGGTGAAGTGCTCGCCTACGGTCAGCAGGTTGTCTATTAGTTTGTAGTCAGCATTCATACGGGCGGATATGCGGTCAAAATCAGTATCTTTTATGATGCCCAGATTCTTGTAATATCCTAAGGAGAAGAAAGACGAACCTTTTTCCGAGCCGTTGCTTACAGATACGTTGTATTGTTGGATGATACCAGTGCGTGTGGTCTGGTCGAACCAGTCGGTGTCTGCGGCAGGTACTGTATTGGCGGCATCCAGATATTTGCGCATGCTGATGCCGTTGAGTTGTGGATAACCGTTTACACCGTAGTTCCAGTCATAGAGGTAGCCTAAGTTGTTGGTATTCGGGTCTTGTCCTTCGTTCACATAGGCTTGCCACATGGCACGGCCATATTCTTCGGTGTTCAGTACTTCCAGTTTGTTGGTGTACATGGAAGCGGAAACGGAAGCGTCAAAGTTAATCTTGAGTTGTCCTTCTTTGCCCTTCTTTGTGGTAATGATGATGACACCGTTGGCAGCGCGGCTACCGTAGATAGAGGCAGAAGCGGCATCTTTCAGTACCTGTATGGACTCGATGTCATTGCCATTCAATTCGTGCATGCCTCCTTTGGTGGGCACGCCATCGATGATGTAGAGCGGGTCATTGTTGTTTAGCGTACCTATACCGCGGATACGGATGGTAGTGCTGCCGCTTGGATTACCGTCGGCCGTAATGTTCATGCCCGGTACACGCCCCTGCATGGCTTTCATTGGATTGTTTTCGTTTTGCTTGGCTATTTCATCCATGCTGACTACGGAGATGGAACCGGTAAGGTCTGCTTTGCGTTGTGTGGTGTAACCGGTTACCACTACTTCCTGCAGCATTTCCGAGTCTTCGTGCATGATGACACTCATGGATGTTTCCGCTTTCAAGGTTAGTGTTTTGTAACCTATATAAGAGAAAGTTATTTCGGAACCCGGCTTTACGGTGAGGGTGAAGTTGCCGTCTATATCCGTAATCGTTCCGTTGGTTTTATCTGCCTTGTCCACAACGGATGCCCCGATGATGGGGTAGCTATCGGTAGCAGAGGTTACCGTTCCTTTTATTTGGATGTTTTGCGCATAGGCAAAACCACATAATCCTAAAAGGAACATCATAATGCTAAGTTTTCTCATACGTTATAAATTTATTGTTAACAATTATCTTGTGAATTCTCAAAACAGCTTTCCCGATCATGTTTTGATATTGCAAAGTAAATGGATTGCATTGAAACTGGCTATAAAAAATGATACGGATGCTGCAAAATTTGTTTCGTGGTATGGAGCTGACTATGCCCAGGAGATAGCCTGGTATCAATTTTAGCTGCATTTGTAACATTTGTGTTAGCCCTTTTCGCTTTTATTCCTTTTCTTTGCAATGTGCTTTCCCGAGCATTGAGTGAGTTCATAAAGTAAACATTAAATTTAATACCTGATTTTGAAAATGAAGCATTACTTTCATAGAATACTTTCTCCTTTTTGGGGAAAGATTATTGTAACTTTTCTTATTGTAATAATGAGTATTGGTATTTGTAGGGCACAGTATGCCGGGCTGAAAATCCATTATC
This window contains:
- a CDS encoding RagB/SusD family nutrient uptake outer membrane protein encodes the protein MKNLVYTLIFGLAWICTGCSDFLESQTPQGSVDEEQLQDPVYIDNLVISAYAVWISAEDINSSFSLWNYDVRSDDAYKGGNGTEDGDVFHALEISQGIMTTAWNISDIWQRLYNSISRVNMALKSLNRMDEATYPEKQQRIAEMRFLRGHGHFLLKQLFKKIVIANDETLDQEGYNNLSNDIYTNDESWAEIAEDFEFAYGHLPVTQEDKGRPTRAAAAAYLAKTYLYKAYRQDNDATNEVTSINAEDLLQVVKYTDKSIMNAGGYGLEPDFHNNFRPEPEYENGVESLWAMQYSMNDGTKNGNCNWSNGLIVPNIPGVTDGGTDFYKPSQNLVNAFRTDADGHPLFDSFNTKNYDKTEDNADPRLFLTVGIPELPYEFNTKYMMKKDNTWSRSGGLYGYNVTLKQNVDPDGGYLVKGSYWGTPMNHIVLRYADVLLMRAEALIQLNDGRIEEAVSLINEVRNRAGQSVTASTSVIKNYAEDYGVKIKVEPYNGTYSQADALKMMKFERRVELAMECDRFFDLVRWGEAAEVLNKYYAEEAADCSIYSNASFTKNKNEYLPVPFAQISASNGKYVQNCGNW
- a CDS encoding SusC/RagA family TonB-linked outer membrane protein; amino-acid sequence: MMFLLGLCGFAYAQNIQIKGTVTSATDSYPIIGASVVDKADKTNGTITDIDGNFTLTVKPGSEITFSYIGYKTLTLKAETSMSVIMHEDSEMLQEVVVTGYTTQRKADLTGSISVVSMDEIAKQNENNPMKAMQGRVPGMNITADGNPSGSTTIRIRGIGTLNNNDPLYIIDGVPTKGGMHELNGNDIESIQVLKDAASASIYGSRAANGVIIITTKKGKEGQLKINFDASVSASMYTNKLEVLNTEEYGRAMWQAYVNEGQDPNTNNLGYLYDWNYGVNGYPQLNGISMRKYLDAANTVPAADTDWFDQTTRTGIIQQYNVSVSNGSEKGSSFFSLGYYKNLGIIKDTDFDRISARMNADYKLIDNLLTVGEHFTVNRTSEVQAPGGFLQNVLQANPSLPVYTTEGKFAGPVSGYPDRENPVARLQRNADNRYTYWRMFGDAYINLNPFKNFNLRSTFGIDYSQKQQRIFTYPITEGNVANDKNAIEAKQEHWTKWMWNAIATYNMEVGKHRGDVMLGMELNREDDIHFSGYKENFSILTPDYMWPDAGVGTAQSYGAGEGYSLVSFFGKLNYTYNDKYLLSLTVRRDGSSRFGKDNRYATFPSVSAGWRLSQEEFMKDIKWLDDLKIRTSWGQTGNQEISNNARYTIYVPNYAGTESGGGSYGTSYDITGSNGGSILQSGFKRDQLGNNGIKWETTTQTDLGFDFSLFAQTLYGSFDWYYKKTTDILVQMAGIATMGEGSKQWINAGEMENKGFELNLGYRNSTKFGLKYDINANLSSYRNKITALPATVAANGTFGGNGVESVIGHPNGAQVGYVADGLFKSQEEIDNHATQEGAGLGRIRWRDLDSNGIINEKDQQWIFDPTPAFSYGINIYLEYKNFDLTMFWQGVQGVDIISDLKKETDLWSGLNIGFLNKGKRVLDAWSPANPGSDIPALARNDSNNEKRVSTYYVENGSFLKLRNLQVGYNVPKAWTEKIRMERLRFYLSAQNLLTIKSKDFTGVDPENVNYGYPIPLNITFGVNVSF